The segment ATCCGGTCAGAGGGTGATCGTAAGATCATCAGTACGGACTCAGGAGACCTGGAAACGCTTAGTGTCATAATAGCTACAGGTGCGAATCCCCGACACCTTGGAGTTCCCGGGGAGAAAGAGTTCCGCGGAAAAGGAGTTTCATATTGTGCTACTTGTGATGGTCCTTTCTTCAAGGGTCGCAATGTGATCGTTGTGGGCGGAGGTGAATCTGCACTTACCGATGTATTGATCCTTTCAAATATTGCAGCTTCTGTATGTGTTGTACATCGCAGAGATACGCTTCGAGCATCACAGATACTTCAGGACAGGGCTTTTGCGAAGCCCAACGTTGAGTTCTCATGGAATACTGTCCTTGAAGAGATCATTGGTGATTCCGTTGTAAGGGAGGTCGTACTTAGAAACACCGTTACAGATGAGGTATGGAGAACTCCTATTGATGGTATCTTCATCTATGTTGGCATTGAGCCAAATACTGAATTTGTTGATGTTGAAAAAGATGCTTCCGGCTTCATCATAACAGATGAGAGAATGGCTACATCAGTGGATGGCATATTTGCAGTCGGGGACTGCAGGGCAGGTATTCTGCGTCAGGTTATAACTGCTGTAAGTGATGGTTCTATTGCGGCGTTTGGTGCCTACGAATATGTTTCCAATATGAAACACAAAAGCGAATGAATAGATATTTCTATTGTCTTACCCTTTAGGAATACCTTAAAAACAAAATAACTAAATGTTTCAATTTCAGGTGGGATGTAATAATATGATGTGTTTAAAGATCTGTCCGGATTCAACTTCTGAAGACCTTAAGCCAATTGCAGAAGCGGTACATTCGCTTCTTGGTATCCCTACTACTATCCGAAGCAAGAGCTTCCATGGGATCCGAATGGAGAAGGGTCAGATAATCGATGAAGATTATACCGGTCCTGTTCTGGAAGAGGTGTTGGAAAAGAATACGATCATCAGGAAAGTTCCTATGGAGGGTGTCTACAAAGGCAAAGCTGTGGTCGTGGTTCCTATCAGGTCAGCCGATGGTGAGGTTTTAGGTGCTATTGGTCTTGTGGACCTTGTGGCAGCTCTTGATATCCTTTCTGTCTTCCGTGAATATCCTGACATCATCGGTGAGGTCGAAGATGCTAAAAAGCGTATGTCATGATGGCATAGGTTTTTCTTCTCATTTTTGATCTGGTAACACAAAGCTCTTTAATATTCAGGACAATTACTGCCGATGATAGACGATGTGCTCAAGTTCTTCAGGACACTGGATAGTAAGGACCTCAGAATTCTGACCGGTATTGAGATCGGGATGAAAAATTATGAATGGGTCCCTATCGAAGAGATCCGTAAATATAC is part of the Methanococcoides orientis genome and harbors:
- a CDS encoding DUF2111 domain-containing protein; its protein translation is MMCLKICPDSTSEDLKPIAEAVHSLLGIPTTIRSKSFHGIRMEKGQIIDEDYTGPVLEEVLEKNTIIRKVPMEGVYKGKAVVVVPIRSADGEVLGAIGLVDLVAALDILSVFREYPDIIGEVEDAKKRMS
- the trxB gene encoding thioredoxin-disulfide reductase — translated: MVYDLIIVGGGPGGLSAGIYAVRYGLNTLVLEKGFVSGQIATTGEVENYPGFPSISGMDLMDKFSEHAKAAGVAVESREILGIRSEGDRKIISTDSGDLETLSVIIATGANPRHLGVPGEKEFRGKGVSYCATCDGPFFKGRNVIVVGGGESALTDVLILSNIAASVCVVHRRDTLRASQILQDRAFAKPNVEFSWNTVLEEIIGDSVVREVVLRNTVTDEVWRTPIDGIFIYVGIEPNTEFVDVEKDASGFIITDERMATSVDGIFAVGDCRAGILRQVITAVSDGSIAAFGAYEYVSNMKHKSE